A genome region from Arachis duranensis cultivar V14167 chromosome 6, aradu.V14167.gnm2.J7QH, whole genome shotgun sequence includes the following:
- the LOC107494518 gene encoding uncharacterized protein LOC107494518 → MDDRVRLKVYYDGQILLQTSEGVKFVCENPLDIIIPFTLSYEELKGVICEKKDSQISRRVSCILYRFPISVFGRFVQFQTKYVTDEASMQEMFSVYLESRSRISFIELEEEFESNYEVVDPGVDEDQADEAMVADVADVANALANQQPFVEPSFMRSLDLETMHASEFPQYLPVMPDGEFTVGMEFSSREAVIKAMKDYTIRRDVDYREIRRYNVSYTCTRATISQDHSKLVSNTVAEAIKPLVEVDLSIKVKSVIVEVQANFNYTISYRKAWLAKQKVVESIFRGWEASYEALPILFEAMCHKEPSAVIHFEIMPAYQEMIWFLIFVYYTESSGIITLDGNNNIVPIAFAIVEGDTSEAWHFFLINLRQHVMTCNGVGLISDRQDSIRSAIARSNGAWSPPRAFHMFCIRHIESNFLRKFKASYLQKLIVNIGYSRTYALAFDGGYRWGHMTTNLVEYINSVLKRARNLPVTALVKATFYRLNELFTQKRVETEARINAGHVFSELVTSKLHANQRVAGNIQRLDWQLYVHDVYKMDQVR, encoded by the exons ATGGATGATAGAGTGAGATTAAAAGTGTATTATGATGGCCAAATATTGTTACAAACATCTGAAGGAGTGAAATTTGTGTGTGAAAATCCATTAGATATTATAATTCCTTTCACACTGTCTTATGAAGAATTGAAAGGTGTTATTTGTGAGAAGAAGGATTCTCAAATATCTAGGAGAGTGTCGTGTATTTTGTACAGATTTCCTATATCTGTCTTTGGTAGGTTCGTGCAATTTCAAACGAAATACGTGACCGACGAAGCGAGCATGCAAGAAATGTTTTCAGTGTATCTTGAAAGTCGGTCGCGAATATCGTTCATCGAACT TGAGGAAGAGTTCGAAAGTAACTACGAGGTCGTTGATCCAGGTGTAGACGAAGATCAAGCTGACGAGGCTATGGTGGCAGATGTGGCGGATGTGGCAAATGCACTAGCAAACCAGCAGCCGTTTGTAGAGCCGAGTTTCATGCGGTCGTTGGATTTGGAAACCATGCATGCATCGGAGTTTCCTCAATAT CTTCCCGTTATGCCAGATGGTGAATTTACCGTGGGAATGGAATTCAGTTCTAGGGAGGCAGTAATTAAGGCGATGAAAGATTATACAATCCGCAGAGATGTAGATTATCGG GAGATAAGGAGGTACAATGTTAGTTACACCTGTACTAGGGCCACCATTTCTCAAGATCATTCGAAGCTGGTTTCCAACACAGTTGCAGAAGCAATAAAGCCATTGGTAGAAGTTGACCTGTCTATAAAGGTGAAATCAGTGATTGTGGAAGTACAGGCAAATTTTAACTACACCATAAGTTATCGCAAAGCATGGTTGGCAAAACAGAAGGTAGTAGAGTCAATTTTCAGAGGGTGGGAAGCTTCGTACGAAGCCTTGCCGATATTGTTTGAGGCCATGTGTCACAAGGAGCCATCCGCAGTTATTCACTTTGAAATAATGCCTGCATATCAGGAGATGATTTGGTTCCTAATATTCGTGTACTACACCGAGTCTTCTGGAATTATTACCCTT GATGGCAACAACAACATCGTTCCTATTGCATTTGCGATAGTTGAAGGAGATACATCTGAGGCTTGGCACTTTTTTCTTATTAACTTGCGACAGCATGTTATGACATGTAATGGTGTGGGCCTTATCTCCGATCGGCAAGATTCCATTAGGTCAGCAATTGCTCGTAGTAACGGAGCTTGGTCTCCTCCCAGAGCATTCCACATGTTCTGCATTAGACATATAGAGTCCAATTTTTTGAGAAAGTTCAAGGCATCGTATCTGCAGAAGCTTATCGTCAATATAG GATACTCACGAACA TATGCTTTAGCATTTGATGGGGGATATCGATGGGGTCATATGACCACCAATCTAGTGGAATACATCAACTCGGTACTAAAAAGGGCTCGCAATCTTCCAGTCACTGCACTTGTTAAGGCAACGTTTTATAGGCTTAATGAATTGTTCACCCAAAAAAGAGTCGAGACTGAGGCTCGAATTAATGCAGGACATGTATTCTCTGAGCTTGTAACCTCCAAACTGCATGCAAATCAACGGGTAGCGGGTAACATCCAA CGGTTGGATTGGCAATTGTATGTACATGATGTCTACAAGATGGACCAAGTTCGATGA